The Gadus macrocephalus chromosome 21, ASM3116895v1 genome has a segment encoding these proteins:
- the LOC132450255 gene encoding dual specificity tyrosine-phosphorylation-regulated kinase 4-like, producing MTKYEQKEIKGYNDIWFLGLHAMKIQGSRHTGIFNHGFDNEQYFYEQGVYGQVLKCFDHQHNELVALKLLRNQPRYHRLGKEERRILQLLRDKDPEDDHHVVHMKDFLVFRKHICISFELLGSDMHAMQTKKGESVSYVRKCAYPILKCLQLLKRENIMHSDLKLANMVMSDKDPNTLKVIDFGLSLVQDEPRYYSRIQTQSIRAPEVTLGLLCTTAIDMWSFGCCLIELLIGREAFYGDEEYEQLTRTIEILGMPPEELVALSSQRNVFFDERGTLKYIRVNNSGEKLLPGSKRLESLLGTSDPDLLDFIKRCLDWDSSKRMTPGQALEHAWMMKTSLGCMSPTPGNPPKTVMLKTLAAGTTQHLKPDEATGSQPQTMDQGEMDKLGKHGRTLRPLTSELDPLLPPIGATAPAPPPRGKRVTVTPDGGADKRDAGATKPAGQAACSRVSPIGAAAPSPPPRGKRSTVTTDSGAASLLKKNYNLNPTM from the exons ATGACCAAATATGAGCAGAAGGAGATCAAAGGCTACAATGACATCTGGTTCCTTGGTCTGCATGCCATGAAGATCCAGGGCTCAAGACATACCGGGATCTTCAACCATGGCTTTGACAATGAGCAGTATTTCTATGAGCAG GGGGTCTATGGACAGGTCCTCAAGTGTTTTGACCACCAGCACAATGAGCTTGTGGCCCTCAAGCTCCTACGCAACCAGCCTAG GTATCATAGACTGGGGAAAGAGGAAAGGAGGATCCTCCAACTCCTACGGGACAAGGATCCAGAAGATGACCACCATGTGGTCCATATGAAGGACTTCCTTGTGTTCCGGAAACACATCTGCATTTCCTTTGAACTCCTGGG TTCTGACATGCATGCTATGCAGACTAAAAAGGGTGAGAGTGTCTCATATGTGAGGAAGTGCGCATACCCCATCCTCAAGTGTCTTCAGCTGTTGAAGAGAGAGAACATCATGCACAGTGACCTCAAACTG GCTAACATGGTCATGTCAGACAAGGACCCCAACACCCTCAAGGTCATCGACTTTGGATTGAGCCTGGTTCAGGATGAGCCAAGAT ACTATAGTCGTATCCAGACTCAGTCGATCCGTGCTCCAGAGGTGACTCTGGGTCTTTTGTGCACCACTGCCATTGACATGTGGAGCTTTGGCTGCTGCTTGATAGAGCTCCTCATTGGAAGAGAAGCGTTCTATGGAGATGAGGAATATGAACAACTCACTCGCACCATAGAG ATACTGGGAATGCCTCCAGAAGAATTAGTGGCTTTGTCATCACAAAGGAATGTGTTTTTTG ATGAGCGGGGCACGCTGAAATATATCAGGGTCAACAACTCGGGGGAGAAGCTCCTGCCAGGTTCCAAGAGGCTGGAGAGTCTTCTGGGCACCAGCGACCCTGACCTGCTGGACTTTATCAAGCGTTGCCTAGA TTGGGACTCATCAAAGAGGATGACTCCAGGTCAGGCACTCGAGCATGCCTGGATGATGAAGACTTCACTTGGATGCATGTCTCCAACCCCAGGAAACCCACCAAAAACTG TTATGCTGAAGACCCTGGCTGCAGGAACCACACAGCATCTGAAACCAGACGAGGCCACTGGCAGCCAGCCACAGACCATGGACCAGGGGGAAATGGACAAACTGGGGAAGCATGGAAGGACCCTGAGACCCCTGACTTCAGAGCTCGACCCCCTGCTCCCTCCCATTGGTGCGACTGCACCGGCTCCTCCACCAAGAGGCAAGAGGGTAACTGTTACCCCAGATGGTGGTGCAGACAAGAGGGACGCAGGAGCAACCAAACCAGCTGGCCAAGCGGCATGCTCCCGGGTCTCTCCCATAGGCGCCGCTGCCCCGTCTCCTCCACCAAGAGGCAAGAGGTCAACTGTTACCACAGATAGTGGTGCAGCCAGCttacttaaaaaaaattacaatctTAATCCAACAatgtga
- the slc10a1 gene encoding hepatic sodium/bile acid cotransporter isoform X1, giving the protein MFLMFSLMDYDEEWQHNDLWPNGSYSNGSSSGALETPFFQLLDKILNIVVPITMFCTMVSLGCTMQWSKIKDHMKRPRGMILAAGAQFGIMPLSAFVLAKAFKLEPLPAVAVMICGCSPGGTLSNMLTLPIQGDMNLSIVMTSCSSVLALAMMPLLLYVYCQGFPGLVGLVPYGRIILGLVLTIVPCTIGILITHFRPQWTRSTSKIILGVLTVAILLIVAVTVMTVGKHILLEMSPSLIAIGSLMPLIGFILGYGLAAMFKLNESSRRTISMETGCQNIQLAYAILKLCFPPGVIGNLSIFPLVYILFQLMEAGVLILVSRCYQRYKTKHKAAAEELFQPTDDYIGVEVVREHSPETLPELETLKQDPVDKG; this is encoded by the exons ATGTTTCTGATGTTT AGTCTGATGGATTACGATGAGGAATGGCAGCACAACGACCTGTGGCCAAATGGCAGCTACTCCAACGGCAGCAGCAGTGGTGCTTTGGAAACACCATTTTTCCAACTACTTGACAAAATCCTCAACATCGTTGTGCCAATCACCATGTTCTGTACCATGGTGTCGCTGGGCTGTACCATGCAATGGTCCAAGATCAAG gaTCACATGAAGAGACCCAGGGGGATGATCCTAGCAGCAGGCGCTCAGTTCGGCATCATGCCTCTCTCGGCATTTGTCCTAGCCAAG GCGTTCAAACTGGAGCCGTTGCCGGCGGTGGCGGTGATGATCTGTGGCTGCTCCCCGGGGGGAACCCTGTCCAACATGCTGACGCTGCCCATTCAGGGCGACATGAACCTCAG CATCGTGATGACGTCCTGCTCATCCGTGCTGGCTCTGGCCATGATGCCTCTGCTGCTGTACGTGTACTGCCAGGGCTTCCCCGGCCTGGTGGGCTTGGTGCCCTACGGCCGCATCATTCTCGGCCTGGTGCTGACCATCGTCCCCTGCACCATCGGCATCCTCATCACCCACTTCAGGCCGCAGTGGacccgctccacctccaag ATTATCCTGGGTGTCCTGACGGTAGCCATCCTGCTGATTGTCGCTGTGACGGTCATGACTGTGGGTAAACACATCCTCCTGGAGATGAGTCCTTCCCTCATCGCCATCGGCAGTCTGATGCCCCTCATCGGCTTCATCCTGGGATACGGCCTCGCTGCCATGTTCAAGCTCAATGAATC ATCCCGGAGGACCATCTCCATGGAAACGGGCTGCCAGAACATCCAGCTGGCCTACGCCATTCTGAAGTTGTGTTTCCCGCCAGGAGTCATCGGGAATCTCTCTATATTCCCTTTAGTCTACATCCTATTCCAGCTGATGGAGGCTGGAGTGCTCATTCTGGTGTCCAGATGTTACCAGAGGTACAAGACCAAGCATAAAG CTGCAGCGGAGGAGCTGTTCCAGCCAACAGACGACTACATTGGGGTTGAAGTGGTTAGGGAACACTCACCTGAGACACTCCCCGAATTAGAAACCTTGAAGCAAGATCCTGTTGACAAGGGTTAG
- the slc10a1 gene encoding hepatic sodium/bile acid cotransporter isoform X2 yields MDYDEEWQHNDLWPNGSYSNGSSSGALETPFFQLLDKILNIVVPITMFCTMVSLGCTMQWSKIKDHMKRPRGMILAAGAQFGIMPLSAFVLAKAFKLEPLPAVAVMICGCSPGGTLSNMLTLPIQGDMNLSIVMTSCSSVLALAMMPLLLYVYCQGFPGLVGLVPYGRIILGLVLTIVPCTIGILITHFRPQWTRSTSKIILGVLTVAILLIVAVTVMTVGKHILLEMSPSLIAIGSLMPLIGFILGYGLAAMFKLNESSRRTISMETGCQNIQLAYAILKLCFPPGVIGNLSIFPLVYILFQLMEAGVLILVSRCYQRYKTKHKAAAEELFQPTDDYIGVEVVREHSPETLPELETLKQDPVDKG; encoded by the exons ATGGATTACGATGAGGAATGGCAGCACAACGACCTGTGGCCAAATGGCAGCTACTCCAACGGCAGCAGCAGTGGTGCTTTGGAAACACCATTTTTCCAACTACTTGACAAAATCCTCAACATCGTTGTGCCAATCACCATGTTCTGTACCATGGTGTCGCTGGGCTGTACCATGCAATGGTCCAAGATCAAG gaTCACATGAAGAGACCCAGGGGGATGATCCTAGCAGCAGGCGCTCAGTTCGGCATCATGCCTCTCTCGGCATTTGTCCTAGCCAAG GCGTTCAAACTGGAGCCGTTGCCGGCGGTGGCGGTGATGATCTGTGGCTGCTCCCCGGGGGGAACCCTGTCCAACATGCTGACGCTGCCCATTCAGGGCGACATGAACCTCAG CATCGTGATGACGTCCTGCTCATCCGTGCTGGCTCTGGCCATGATGCCTCTGCTGCTGTACGTGTACTGCCAGGGCTTCCCCGGCCTGGTGGGCTTGGTGCCCTACGGCCGCATCATTCTCGGCCTGGTGCTGACCATCGTCCCCTGCACCATCGGCATCCTCATCACCCACTTCAGGCCGCAGTGGacccgctccacctccaag ATTATCCTGGGTGTCCTGACGGTAGCCATCCTGCTGATTGTCGCTGTGACGGTCATGACTGTGGGTAAACACATCCTCCTGGAGATGAGTCCTTCCCTCATCGCCATCGGCAGTCTGATGCCCCTCATCGGCTTCATCCTGGGATACGGCCTCGCTGCCATGTTCAAGCTCAATGAATC ATCCCGGAGGACCATCTCCATGGAAACGGGCTGCCAGAACATCCAGCTGGCCTACGCCATTCTGAAGTTGTGTTTCCCGCCAGGAGTCATCGGGAATCTCTCTATATTCCCTTTAGTCTACATCCTATTCCAGCTGATGGAGGCTGGAGTGCTCATTCTGGTGTCCAGATGTTACCAGAGGTACAAGACCAAGCATAAAG CTGCAGCGGAGGAGCTGTTCCAGCCAACAGACGACTACATTGGGGTTGAAGTGGTTAGGGAACACTCACCTGAGACACTCCCCGAATTAGAAACCTTGAAGCAAGATCCTGTTGACAAGGGTTAG